The Oreochromis niloticus isolate F11D_XX linkage group LG13, O_niloticus_UMD_NMBU, whole genome shotgun sequence genome has a window encoding:
- the LOC102082890 gene encoding uncharacterized protein LOC102082890 isoform X3: MERANSLRDPRQTKQLLDSLDTLRRCISMLHTAMCTTIKHPTNEQAQEAKRYILDKVQNTVGDITATLQSDCHGGPLGPCGYYTWKSNSLLQLLTSPSTSSIRDSSFDCLVRDLVFHCIVVANMSRRDFQQRVVFHCRHILQFWSDIKRILKSSEDSAQSFEKNCTFLLQQIQMLDKTLMTTVLFQIMDTLLAASSTADQLLGHILVLDSSTKSDLNYIQSEVEDLISCTDRLIQVANFTSAMALDAKSLENVENSRAYLSRLRARIAPLSLELADNSMQTAQKLHEVCQKWEEETEQLQDAFSDVMDIREFTSIAVNEMVSDRHGCDTAYREQSYEQFNKHAANLIGHMKLAIHSVRRHLDRSDEPIYRNGLLVLLKQVQSSQAKVAESVRSMLNGSTLNVEPYSTFSDSVSTVIQHFKVLRSGLDGQQHPHLLSPLREGARQLEITQPCLPVKDTCELNVDDMLRGSDIPFFEVLERETKHEEKHTDQGPIKAEPDHKDDSDDLMFPAVSDEPKLILKPLEFDLLPLLYEVVTVTKGKNVTMLNQACTSVLELSNCYAQATKEALVIVDAVDCQTLEIFRAELVSLTPLLVQTAQETAMSSAMSTEIIFKHSTQFSDLINNIRKVLLPAAGTWYHTAYNELQGNLPNMPASSAQQLNEAMTLCADVVQLLTSSDLTTQSDGQETLSVLHSKLTKAQNNTRQLIEFSTSCEGQLDQLEALCILWGLSIQILLNSLDKILGTSTALNHLNPQKQLSVLSENSLRIQEATRLTSINCRSAYKSKELTGYQDELKNLTEDYLKAAEEFDLMQGVMHLAKSEFFQRKLLIKIRVLFGHLSKVNKDYDTTFQNLLTIAHFAAEHFRENNTEDVEQKFEHAAQTLVENVKSATRRVEDSLNYIHDPRARSNLRSINDHLSFQISDIICRVRLMLETHYICDTLSLDVQIRCWSAKAHYVVEEIRKQEGIHQEVKEYIKAGLQGRAPENISKVLAKIPTKVKEVEFTSDTTINSSRKGIKENVDAAKSNINMASVAKCGLGNTKKDDSAASGLCKEVSSLTYTSLFLKQESNSWDPKDNRIVQVTRKMADTVCYMTQYLKKKGPIANKEAFVSAAKDVISNCQSVTQFIRVIANHSLDKQCTVELSLIVEQILTITNQLSIISSVNAVTPGCKSSDEILVKNAQNLLQTVLRGVRAAETACIKGLKQPEPNSDGAEATALCFQWKRNLEIHRAQQTSNPDTDELGLRKTSAHQLAPSLAPQVNV, encoded by the exons ATGGAGAGAGCAAATTCCTTACGGGATCCCAGACAAACTAAACAACTCCTCGATTCCTTGGACACCCTTAGGAGGTGCATCTCCATGCTGCACACAGCCATGTGTACAACCATCAAACACCCTACCAATGAGCAAGCCCAAGAAGCCAAGAGGTACATTCTGGACAAAGTTCAGAATACTGTTGGTGACATTACAGCAACCCTCCAGAGTGACTGCCACGGAGGACCACTGGGACCTTGTGGGTATTATACCTGGAAAAGTAACAGTCTATTACAACTGCTTACTAGTCCCTCCACCTCCTCAATCCGAGACAGCAGCTTTGACTGCTTGGTCAGAGATCTTGTCTTTCATTGCATAGTCGTGGCAAACATGTCTCGCAGAGACTTTCAGCAAAGAGTGGTTTTCCACTGTCGTCACATCCTGCAGTTCTGGTCTGAcataaaaaggattttaaagtCTTCAGAGGATTCTGCGCAGAGCTTTGAGAAGaactgcactttcctgctccaGCAAATACAAATGCTTGACAAAACTTTGATGACTACAGTTCTGTTTCAAATCATGGACACACTTCTTGCAGCTTCCTCCACAGCTGACCAACTTTTAGGACACATCTTGGTTTTAGATTCCTCTACAAAGTCGGATCTGAACTATATTCAGTCGGAAGTTGAGGATTTAATTTCCTGTACTGACAGACTAATCCAGGTCGCCAATTTTACCTCAGCTATGGCTCTCGATGCTAAGAGTTTAGAGAATGTGGAAAATTCCCGAGCATACCTTTCGAGACTCAGGGCTCGAATCGCTCCCCTTTCGCTAGAACTGGCAGATAATTCAATGCAAACTGCTCAGAAGCTTCATGAAGTATGTCAGAAATGGGAAGAAGAGACTGAGCAGCTTCAGGATGCTTTCAGTGATGTCATGGACATTAGGGAGTTCACCAGTATAGCTGTTAATGAGATGGTGAGTGATCGCCATGGGTGTGACACAGCATACAGAGAACAAAGCTATGAACAGTTTAATAAACATGCAGCAAACCTGATTGGTCACATGAAGCTGGCGATTCACTCAGTGAGGAGGCACTTGGATAGAAGTGACGAACCCATCTACAGGAACGGCCTTTTGGTCCTCCTGAAGCAGGTTCAGTCATCTCAAGCCAAAGTAGCTGAGTCAGTCAGAAGCATGCTTAATGGATCCACGCTGAACGTGGAGCCATATTCTACATTTAGTGACAGCGTTTCCACTGTCATTCAGCATTTTAAGGTGCTTAGATCAGGATTGGACGGCCAACAGCATCCGCATCTCCTGAGCCCGCTGCGAGAGGGGGCTCGTCAGCTCGAAATCACACAGCCATGTCTGCCAGTCAAAGACACCTGTGAACTGAATGTGGATGATATGTTAAGAGGCTCGGATATTCCTTTTTTTGAAGTTTTGGAAAGAGAAACCAAACATGAGGAGAAGCACACAGATCAGGGACCCATAAAAGCAGAACCAGATCATAAAGATGACAGCGATGATTTAATGTTCCCAGCTGTCTCAGATGAGCCTAAACTGATTCTCAAGCCTCTCGAATTTGACCTTTTACCCCTTTTGTATGAAGTTGTAACTGTGACTAAAGGGAAAAACGTGACAATGCTCAACCAGGCCTGCACCAGTGTTCTTGAGCTGTCAAACTGTTATGCCCAAGCTACAAAGGAAGCCTTGGTCATTGTCGATGCAGTTGACTGTCAGACTTTGGAAATCTTTAGGGCCGAGCTGGTGTCCCTGACGCCGCTGCTCGTCCAGACAGCTCAAGAGACGGCGATGAGCTCAGCGATGAGCACAGAGATCATCTTTAAGCACAGCACACAGTTTTCTGACCTTATTAATAACATTCGAAAGGTTTTGCTGCCAGCAGCTGGGACTTGGTATCACACTGCTTATAATGAGCTGCAAGGGAATCTACCAAATATGCCAGCCAGTTCTGCACAGCAACTTAATGAAGCAATGACTTTATGTGCTGACGTGGTCCAACTCTTGACATCGTCAGATTTAACCACACAAAGTGATGGTCAAGAAACATTGAGCGTTTTACACAGCAAGCTGACCAAAGCACAGAACAACACAAGGCAACTGATAGAGTTTTCCACTTCATGTGAAGGACAGTTAGATCAGCTTGAGGCACTTTGTATCCTCTGGGGTCTCTCCATTCAGATTTTGCTTAATTCTCTGGATAAGATTTTGGGAACATCAACTGCACTGAACCATTTGAACCCTCAGAAACAGCTCTCAGTGTTGTCTGAGAACTCGCTCCGAATCCAAGAGGCAACCAGGCTCACCAGCATAAACTGCAGAAGTGCTTATAAATCAAAGGAGTTAACCGGATACCAGGATGAACTGAAAAATCTGACTGAGGACTACCTTAAAGCTGCAGAAGAATTTGATTTAATGCAAGGCGTGATGCACCTTGCAAAATCGGAATTCTTTCAGAGAAAACTTTTGATTAAAATTAGAGTCCTTTTTGGTCATTTAAGCAAAGTGAATAAGGACTACGATACTACATTTCAAAATCTTCTCACCATTGCTCATTTCGCTGCTGAACACTTCAGAGAGAACAACACAGAAGATGTGGAGCAAAAGTTTGAACATGCGGCACAAACGCTTGttgaaaatgtaaaatctgCAACCAGAAGAGTGGAGGACAGCTTAAATTACATCCATGACCCACGCGCTCGCTCCAATCTGAGGTCCATTAACGACCACCTGTCTTTTCAGATCTCAGATATAATCTGCAGGGTGAGGCTCATGCTAGAGACTCACTACATTTGTGACACACTCAGTCTGGATGTGCAGATACGCTGTTGGTCAGCAAAAGCTCATTACGTGGTGGAAGAGATCAGGAAGCAAGAAGGGATTCACCAAGAGGTTAAAGAGTACATAAAGGCTGGACTACAGGGGAGAGCACCTGAGAATATTAGCAAAGTTTTGGCTAAAATCCCAACTAAAGTCAAAGAAGTGGAATTTACCTCTGACACAACAATAAATTCAAGCCGGAAAGGCATTAAAGAAAATGTAGATGCTGCAAAAAGTAACATAAATATGGCATCTGTGGCCAAATGTGGACTTGGAAATACTAAAAAAGAT GATAGTGCTGCATCTGGCTTGTGCAAAGAAGTCTCTTCCCTGACCTACACCTCCCTTTTTCTAAAGCAAGAAAGCAACAGCTGGGATCCCAAGGACAACAGAATAGTCCAGGTGACCAGGAAGATGGCCGACACAGTATGTTACATGACTCAGTATCTGAAGAAGAAAGGCCCAATAGCG aatAAAGAGGCTTTTGTCTCTGCAGCCAAAGATGTGATCTCAAACTGCCAGTCAGTTACCCAGTTTATCAGAGTTATTGCCAACCACAGCCTCGACAAGCAGTGTACAGTTGAACTCTCGCTAATTGTTGAGCAGATTCTCACCATCACAAATCAGCTCAGCATCATTTCCAG TGTCAATGCTGTGACTCCTGGGTGCAAATCTTCTGATGAGATCCTGGTAAAGAATGCACAAAATCTGCTCCAGACGGTCTTACGTGGGGTTCGAGCTGCAGAAACAGCGTGCATTAAA GGTCTGAAGCAGCCTGAGCCAAATTCGGATGGTGCAGAGGCTACAGCTTTGTGTTTCCAGTGGAAGAGAAACCTGGAGATCCATCGAGCCCAGCAGACCTCTAATCCAGATACAGATGAGCTGGGACTGAGGAAGACGTCAGCGCACCAATTAGCCCCAAGTCTTGCCCCACAGGTTAATGTATAA